A genome region from Brassica oleracea var. oleracea cultivar TO1000 chromosome C2, BOL, whole genome shotgun sequence includes the following:
- the LOC106326702 gene encoding metallothionein-like protein type 2, MT2-4/MT2-25, giving the protein MSCCGGNCSCGSDCKCDGCKGCKMYPDLGFSGETTTTQTLVLGVAPSMNSQYEASGETFFAENDGCKCGSDCKCDNPCTCK; this is encoded by the exons ATGTCTTGCTGTGGAGGAAACTGTAGCTGCGGATCTGACTGCAAGTGTGATGGCTGCAAAGG TTGCAAGATGTACCCAGACTTGGGCTTCTCAGGGGAGACTACCACCACCCAGACTCTTGTCCTCGGCGTTGCTCCGTCGATGAACTCTCAGTATGAGGCTTCTGGCGAGACTTTCTTCGCCGAGAATGATGGATGCAAGTGCGGATCTGACTGCAAGTGCGACAACCCTTGCACTTGTAAATGA
- the LOC106325631 gene encoding WD repeat-containing protein 44 — translation MANRDGVKLERKKTMTMNWAGLGDVEDDDDHFFESSNRISTVVPVDLASSSDEEGEFDDCRISFSRPPPPEPNMSPDYDIWMSAPGSITERRRKLLNGMGIESKRSMLGAISIQRVSNNPVTAREAVTEVNKETPPPEIVQQFHRSSVMIVRSRSDSDIESSSAEKKRKDEMLGKTSKSRLTRTASAAGRTCLQHSTQAQSSPSPRETNGRAQAQRAAMLSSAISNTQFSAFFLIKNLDTGKEFVVKEYGENGMWNRLSDIQTGKQLTMDEFEKSVGYSSVVKDLMRRENASSAVDMRKFNSYVSKSLRVSKKKGAALLKNIKGVAHSMSSKASSEKDSSTGSGTSSPKVVDGKGNDQTNQWVKVRHSGKSHKDLSALHLCQEIQAHQGAIWTMKFSLDTHLLASGGEDCAIHVWEVQECEIMSMSEGSLTPIHPSMSASSSEGDDSEVHNEKKKKGKGSSAKKGSQIPDYVHAPETVFSLSDKPMCSFTGHLDDVLDLSWSRSNLLLSSSKDKTVRLWDIETQSCLKLFAHNDYVTCVHFNPLDEDYFISGSLDAKIRIWNISNRQVVEWNDLNEMVTAVCYTPDGQAAFVGSHKGNCRLYSAEDCKLEQTNHIDLQNKKKAQAKKITAFQFSPINPAEVLVTSADSRIRILDGTELVQKFRGFKNTCSQMTASYTLDAKHIICASEDSQVYVWKHEEPRLGITGRKTIAMCTSYEAFPCKDVSVAIPWHGVVKGEPPPTHSNKNTKKTSTTTTQLDGKKSGLPPLPKKNNDNTVDGEAEQHQEDAPMTDTPQNETENNNTGETLKPGDSPSMSLSSRISSWSWFDGSGSHGSHNQPTAWGMVIVTSTIGGQIRAYQNFGLPRRVSRQGSLF, via the exons ATGGCGAATCGAGACGGCGTTAAACTCGAACGTAAGAAGACGATGACGATGAACTGGGCGGGGTTAGGCGACGTTGAAGACGACGACGACCACTTCTTCGAGAGCTCCAACCGTATCTCCACCGTCGTACCCGTAGATTTAGCGTCGTCCTCCGACGAGGAAGGCGAGTTCGACGATTGCCGGATCTCCTTCTCTCGCCCTCCTCCTCCTGAGCCGAACATGTCGCCGGATTACGATATCTGGATGTCGGCGCCGGGATCTATAACCGAGAGGCGACGCAAGCTTCTCAACGGAATGGGGATCGAGTCGAAGAGGAGCATGCTCGGAGCCATCTCGATCCAGCGCGTGAGCAATAATCCTGTAACGGCTCGAGAAGCCGTTACAGAGGTTAATAAGGAAACGCCTCCTCCGGAGATAGTTCAACAGTTTCATCGATCTTCGGTTATGATCGTACGGTCCAGATCCGATTCCGATATCGAATCGTCTTCAGCTGAGAAGAAGAGGAAAGACGAAATGTTAGGGAAAACGTCTAAATCGCGTCTCACCAGAACCGCGTCTGCGGCTGGGAGAACTTGCCTGCAGCACTCCACGCAAGCTCAATCCTCACCGTCGCCGCGGGAAACAAACGGGCGAGCTCAAGCCCAACGGGCCGCGATGCTTTCTTCTGCGATTTCAAACACTCAGTTCAGCGCCTTCTTCCTGATAAAGAATCTCGACACAGGCAAAGAGTTCGTCGTGAAGGAGTACGGCGAGAACGGGATGTGGAACCGTCTCAGCGATATTCAAACGGGGAAGCAGCTGACGATGGACGAGTTCGAGAAGAGCGTTGGATACTCATCAGTTGTCAAGGACCTCATGCGGCGCGAAAACGCGAGCTCGGCTGTTGATATGAGGAAGTTCAATTCGTACGTGTCGAAGAGCTTGAGAGTGAGCAAGAAGAAAGGAGCTGCGTTGCTGAAGAACATAAAGGGTGTGGCCCACTCAATGAGCTCCAAGGCTTCTTCGGAGAAGGATTCCTCTACTGGTAGTGGCACAAGCAGTCCTAAAGTAGTTGACGGGAAGGGGAACGACCAGACGAATCAGTGGGTGAAGGTGAGGCATTCAGGGAAGTCTCATAAGGATCTAAGTGCGTTGCATTTGTGCCAAGAGATTCAAGCTCATCAAGGAGCTATCTGGACTATGAAGTTTAGTTTAGATACTCATTTGTTGGCTAGTGGAGGGGAGGATTGTGCTATTCATGTGTGGGAGGTTCAGGAATGCGAGATTATGTCGATGAGTGAAGGGAGCTTGACGCCGATTCATCCTTCAATGTCTGCTTCTTCTTCGGAAGGTGATGATTCAGAAGTGCACAATGAGAAGAAGAAAAAAGGGAAAGGTTCATCTGCTAAAAAAGGAAGTCAGATACCAGATTATGTCCATGCGCCTGAAACTGTCTTCTCATTGTCGGATAAACCAATGTGCTCTTTCACTGGCCATTTGGATGATGTTTTGGACTTGTCCTGGTCTAGGTCAAAT CTATTGCTTTCATCTTCCAAGGACAAAACAGTGCGATTATGGGATATTGAAACTCAAAGCTGCCTAAAACTGTTTGCCCACAATGACTATG TTACTTGTGTACATTTTAATCCATTGGATGAAGATTACTTCATAAGTGGCTCCCTTGATGCTAAGATCCGTATATGGAACATATCGAACCGTCAAGTAGTGGAGTGGAATGATCTAAATGAAATGGTTACCGCGGTTTGTTACACTCCTGATGGTCAG GCTGCATTTGTAGGCTCACATAAAGGGAATTGTCGGCTTTACAGTGCAGAGG ATTGCAAGTTGGAGCAAACAAACCATATTGATCTACAAAACAAAAAGAAAGCTCAAGCTAAGAAGATCACAGCTTTCCAG TTTTCACCGATTAATCCAGCAGAAGTGCTTGTAACTTCTGCTGATTCACGCATTCGGATTCTTGATGGCACTGAACTTGTTCAAAAATTCAGAG GTTTCAAAAACACATGCAGCCAAATGACAGCATCGTACACGCTAGACGCTAAACACATTATCTGCGCAAGCGAGGACTCGCAGGTTTACGTGTGGAAACACGAAGAGCCACGACTAGGAATCACCGGCAGAAAAACCATCGCCATGTGTACTTCGTACGAAGCCTTCCCATGCAAAGACGTTTCCGTGGCAATCCCCTGGCATGGCGTCGTAAAAGGCGAACCACCACCCACTCATTCTAACAAAAACACGAAAAAAACTTCAACCACCACTACACAATTAGATGGTAAAAAGTCCGGCCTCCCACCGTTACCTAAAAAGAACAACGACAACACCGTGGACGGAGAAGCAGAACAACATCAAGAGGATGCGCCCATGACGGATACTCCGCAGAACGAAACAGAGAACAACAATACAGGAGAGACATTAAAGCCAGGGGATTCACCATCTATGTCGTTATCTTCTCGGATATCTTCTTGGTCTTGGTTTGATGGTAGTGGTAGTCATGGATCGCATAATCAACCAACGGCTTGGGGAATGGTGATCGTTACATCCACCATCGGTGGTCAAATCCGAGCGTACCAGAATTTTGGGTTGCCCCGCAGAGTCAGTCGTCAAGGCTCTTTGTTTTGA
- the LOC106326129 gene encoding uncharacterized protein LOC106326129, with the protein MAHQEEGWPLGLRPVNARIGGLTREPHHEQVSAGSISFSSLHSPSPSSPSSSDLDSQSMGSFFRDRGYTLGNLMGISSFLELSRRSNRTRIDQTASRNHQHQKNLKSYKPWIFSICSKLSTHSTIIPHNKITINEDNRRNNVQSLGHFLMVERRAIGSTSRSTPTM; encoded by the exons ATGGCTCACCAG GAGGAAGGATGGCCGTTGGGTCTGAGACCAGTAAATGCAAGAATTGGAGGACTCACAAGAGAACCTCATCATGAACAAGTTTCTGCTGGTTCCATCTCCTTCAGCTCTCTTCACTCTCCTTCTCCCTCCTCTCCCTCTTCCTCCGATCTTGATTCCCAG TCGATGGGATCATTTTTTCGAGATAGGGGTTACACACTAGGAAACCTAATGGGGATATCAAGCTTTCTAGAACTTTCAAGAAGATCAAACCGAACAAGGATTGATCAAACAGCTTCTAGGAACCATCAACATCAGAAGAATCTCAAATCTTACAAGCCATGGATTTTCTCTATATGTTCCAAACTAAGCACACATTCTACTATCATTCCCCATAACAAAATTACTATAAACGAGGATAACCGCCGTAACAATGTGCAATCTCTCGGACATTTCCTCATGGTGGAGAGACGAGCCATCGGATCAACCTCGCGGTCCACACCAACTATGTGA